Proteins encoded within one genomic window of Candidatus Pseudothioglobus singularis PS1:
- the ald gene encoding alanine dehydrogenase, with protein MIIGVPKEIKNHEYRVGLTPRSVKEFINHGHKVLVQTNAGVGIGASDDEYLDTGAEIISTAKEVFDKAEMIVKVKEPQAEEIAMLREGQILYTYLHLAPDPEQTKGLVESGAICIAYETVTSPRGGLPLLAPMSKVAGRMAVQAGAHFLEHPNGGMGALLGGVPGVDPLNVVILGGGVVGAHAAHMAVGMGADVWVLDNNPDTLEQHWQQFGRSTNTVFSTKSSVEEYVLQADLVIGGVLIPGAEAPKLVSKEMIKAMKPGSVIVDVAIDQGGCFETSKATTHAEPTYIIDDVVHYCVANMPGGVPKTSTYALNNVTLPFGLSIANKGVKQALLDDEHLRAGLNVHSGQVTCLEVAQDLGYDYVPALDMLNK; from the coding sequence ATGATTATTGGTGTTCCAAAAGAAATTAAAAACCATGAGTACAGAGTAGGATTAACGCCTAGAAGTGTTAAGGAGTTTATTAATCATGGCCACAAAGTTTTAGTTCAAACCAATGCAGGTGTTGGAATTGGTGCAAGCGATGATGAATATTTAGATACTGGGGCTGAAATCATATCTACTGCGAAGGAAGTTTTTGATAAAGCGGAAATGATTGTAAAGGTAAAAGAGCCACAAGCAGAAGAAATTGCAATGCTTAGAGAAGGTCAAATTCTATACACTTATCTTCATCTTGCTCCAGATCCAGAGCAAACTAAGGGTTTGGTAGAAAGTGGTGCAATTTGTATAGCCTATGAAACAGTCACATCTCCAAGAGGGGGCCTTCCATTATTAGCGCCGATGTCAAAGGTTGCTGGAAGAATGGCAGTCCAAGCTGGCGCCCACTTTTTAGAGCATCCAAATGGTGGCATGGGTGCACTACTTGGTGGTGTTCCAGGGGTTGATCCACTTAATGTTGTGATACTAGGTGGTGGTGTTGTTGGTGCACACGCAGCCCATATGGCTGTTGGAATGGGAGCTGATGTTTGGGTACTGGACAACAATCCTGATACTCTGGAGCAGCATTGGCAGCAGTTTGGAAGAAGCACAAATACTGTCTTCTCTACAAAAAGCTCAGTTGAAGAGTATGTGCTTCAGGCAGACCTGGTTATTGGTGGTGTTTTAATCCCAGGTGCTGAGGCACCAAAATTAGTTTCTAAAGAGATGATTAAGGCAATGAAGCCTGGATCTGTGATTGTTGATGTTGCAATTGACCAAGGTGGTTGCTTTGAAACTTCGAAAGCAACAACACATGCTGAGCCAACTTATATTATTGATGATGTGGTTCATTATTGTGTGGCAAATATGCCTGGAGGCGTTCCAAAGACATCTACTTATGCCCTGAACAATGTAACATTGCCGTTTGGGCTGAGTATTGCAAATAAAGGTGTTAAGCAAGCTTTATTAGATGATGAACATTTGAGAGCAGGATTGAATGTCCACAGCGGACAAGTAACCTGTCTTGAGGTGGCTCAAGATTTGGGATATGATTATGTCCCAGCGCTTGATATGCTCAATAAATAA
- the xsc gene encoding sulfoacetaldehyde acetyltransferase produces MAKMTSSEAFVETMVANDVTDIFGIMGSAFMDAMDIFEPAGIRFIPVVHEQGAAHMADGYSRVSGRHGVVIGQNGPGISNCVTAIAAAYWAHSPVVIVTPEAGTMGMGLGGFQEANQLPMFQEFTKYQGHVVNPMRMAEFTGRCFDRAMSEMAPTQLNIPRDYFYADGEFTIPTPRRIDRGSGGEDTLNEAVALIAKAKFPVIVSGGGVVMADGVQECAALAERLGAPVVNSYLHNDSFPASHDLWCGPLGYQGSKAAMKLISKADVVIALGTRLGPFGTLPQHGMDYWPKDAQIIQIDADHKMLGLVKPINVGICGDAKAVAEVLCQKLKLETLSCDSTKSERASTIAEEKSAWELELDEWIHETDSYSMDMIANKEEGWLHPRQVLRELEKAMPEDVMVSTDIGNINSVANSYLRFEKPRSFFAAMSFGNCGYAFPTIIGAKAAAQHRPAVSYAGDGAWAMSMVETMTCVRHDIPVTAVVFHNRHWGAEKKNQVDFYDRRFIAAELTDQHFVNIAESMGAEGIRVDKLEDVGPALKKAIDMQMNERKTTIIEIMCSRELGDPFRKDALSKPVRFLDKYKDFGEKSPHR; encoded by the coding sequence ATGGCAAAGATGACCTCAAGTGAGGCTTTCGTTGAAACAATGGTCGCTAATGATGTAACTGATATCTTCGGCATCATGGGCTCAGCTTTTATGGATGCAATGGATATTTTTGAACCAGCAGGTATCAGATTTATTCCAGTAGTTCATGAACAAGGCGCTGCGCATATGGCAGATGGGTACTCAAGAGTTAGTGGTAGACATGGTGTAGTGATTGGTCAGAATGGTCCTGGTATCTCCAACTGCGTAACAGCTATTGCTGCTGCTTACTGGGCTCATAGTCCTGTTGTTATTGTGACTCCTGAAGCTGGAACTATGGGTATGGGCCTTGGAGGCTTTCAAGAAGCTAATCAGCTTCCTATGTTCCAAGAGTTTACTAAGTACCAAGGTCATGTTGTTAATCCGATGAGGATGGCTGAATTTACGGGTCGTTGCTTTGATAGAGCTATGAGCGAAATGGCTCCTACTCAGCTAAACATTCCAAGAGATTACTTTTATGCAGATGGTGAGTTTACAATTCCTACTCCAAGAAGAATTGATAGAGGATCTGGAGGCGAGGATACTTTAAACGAAGCTGTTGCTTTAATTGCAAAGGCTAAGTTTCCAGTTATTGTTTCAGGTGGTGGTGTTGTTATGGCGGATGGCGTTCAGGAATGTGCTGCATTAGCAGAACGTCTTGGTGCACCGGTCGTTAATAGTTATCTTCACAATGATTCTTTCCCCGCGAGTCACGATTTATGGTGTGGTCCACTAGGTTATCAAGGCTCAAAAGCAGCTATGAAGTTAATCTCAAAAGCAGACGTGGTTATTGCTCTAGGGACTCGCCTTGGTCCTTTTGGTACGCTACCTCAGCACGGGATGGATTATTGGCCTAAAGATGCTCAAATTATTCAAATTGATGCTGATCACAAAATGTTAGGTTTAGTAAAACCTATCAATGTTGGTATCTGTGGTGATGCAAAAGCTGTAGCTGAAGTTCTATGTCAAAAACTAAAATTAGAAACGTTGAGCTGTGATTCAACTAAGTCTGAAAGAGCCTCAACAATTGCTGAGGAAAAATCAGCTTGGGAGCTCGAGCTTGATGAGTGGATTCATGAAACTGACTCTTATAGTATGGATATGATTGCTAACAAAGAAGAAGGATGGCTTCATCCAAGACAAGTCCTACGCGAACTTGAAAAAGCTATGCCTGAGGATGTCATGGTCTCTACTGATATTGGAAATATCAATTCTGTAGCAAACAGCTACCTTAGATTTGAAAAGCCACGTAGTTTTTTTGCAGCGATGAGTTTTGGAAACTGTGGTTATGCCTTTCCAACAATTATTGGAGCCAAAGCAGCCGCTCAACACAGGCCCGCTGTTTCTTATGCAGGTGATGGTGCTTGGGCAATGAGCATGGTTGAAACTATGACTTGTGTGCGTCATGACATTCCAGTGACTGCAGTTGTTTTTCATAATCGTCATTGGGGCGCTGAAAAGAAAAATCAAGTAGATTTTTATGACAGACGTTTTATTGCTGCTGAGCTTACTGATCAGCACTTTGTTAATATTGCAGAATCAATGGGTGCTGAAGGAATACGAGTTGATAAACTTGAAGATGTAGGTCCAGCTCTTAAAAAAGCGATAGATATGCAAATGAATGAAAGAAAGACAACAATAATTGAAATTATGTGCTCAAGGGAGCTTGGAGATCCGTTCAGAAAAGACGCATTAAGCAAGCCAGTTAGATTCCTTGACAAGTATAAAGATTTTGGTGAAAAATCTCCTCATCGATAA
- a CDS encoding DUF924 family protein, producing MNENSITPSDVLDYWFSEKSKQFWFASTPQVDNEIKVRFESVWEKAAEGEYSQWRETADGSVALIVILDQLPLNMFRSDPKGFQTESMAVEVALNAINNGFDEELNDEKLLFLFMPLMHSENIDHQNLQVYLFDKYNFNLEFSKHHRDLVKKFGRFPHRNEILGRMSTMEELDYLLSDNAFKG from the coding sequence ATGAATGAAAATTCGATAACACCATCTGATGTTTTAGATTATTGGTTTTCAGAAAAAAGCAAACAATTCTGGTTTGCTTCAACCCCCCAAGTAGACAACGAAATCAAAGTACGTTTTGAAAGCGTTTGGGAAAAAGCAGCGGAAGGAGAATATAGTCAGTGGAGAGAAACAGCTGATGGCTCTGTTGCTCTTATAGTAATTTTGGATCAGCTACCTCTAAACATGTTCAGATCAGATCCAAAAGGCTTTCAAACAGAGAGTATGGCAGTTGAAGTAGCTTTAAATGCAATCAATAATGGGTTTGATGAGGAGCTCAATGATGAAAAGCTATTATTTCTGTTTATGCCATTGATGCATAGTGAAAATATTGATCATCAAAATTTACAAGTTTATTTGTTTGATAAGTACAACTTTAACCTTGAGTTTTCAAAGCATCACAGAGATCTCGTTAAAAAATTTGGTCGCTTCCCACATAGAAATGAAATTTTAGGGCGCATGAGTACCATGGAGGAGCTTGACTATCTTCTCTCTGATAACGCATTTAAAGGTTAG
- a CDS encoding GlcG/HbpS family heme-binding protein — MKQVLKLTLEDTKKMMDGAINKAIELGIDMDIAIVDDGGHLMLFTRMDNAKITSINVSIDKAFTAAAARKATLDYGKSVINHGPAFGIQTSHQGRFCVVGGGLPLFVDGQIVGGIGCSSGSSDQDIVVSQAGIDAILSVK, encoded by the coding sequence ATGAAACAAGTACTAAAACTTACACTTGAAGACACAAAGAAAATGATGGACGGTGCGATTAATAAAGCAATTGAACTAGGTATAGACATGGATATCGCTATTGTGGACGATGGTGGCCACCTCATGTTATTTACAAGAATGGATAATGCAAAAATTACAAGCATTAATGTTTCTATCGATAAGGCATTTACTGCAGCGGCAGCTAGAAAGGCGACCTTAGATTATGGTAAATCTGTTATTAATCATGGGCCAGCATTTGGCATTCAAACCTCACATCAAGGTCGTTTTTGTGTAGTTGGTGGTGGCCTGCCTCTTTTTGTTGATGGTCAGATTGTTGGTGGGATTGGTTGCAGTTCTGGCAGCTCTGACCAAGATATAGTGGTTTCTCAAGCAGGGATTGACGCAATACTTTCTGTTAAATAA
- a CDS encoding malate synthase G — translation MSAGQQIIQDIKVDKIFFDFIDNEVCDGLEITATDFFESLSKILSELQESNQLLLDKRDELQSQIDEWHLQNKRIDPQKYKEFLESIGYVAEKPDEFSIEVEEVDDEISQVAGPQLVVPITNQRFVLNAVNARWGSLFDSLYGTNVIPNKGSMSTSFAHNLQRVNRTAELACDFLDEIAPLKGASYRQITTQVKYKGTLIFNLNDGEVATLINPSQYIGLTENGNILLKNNNLHIEIVCDQERSLHKSGIFDVILESAVTTIVDFEDSASTVSDEEKIHAYRNYLGLMKRELSASFVKGGETITRSLNNDKTYTDSHGAICKLPGTSLTLVRNVGIHMTTEMVTNNDGSPIPEGILDAMVTSLIALHDLKLKMNSKKGSIYIVKPKLHGPKEVKFTMDLFSAVEKALSIKENTLKIGVMDEERRTTLNLKACIYEARNRIIFINTGFLDRTGDEIHTSMMAGAIRCKNLIKEEAWFSAYEENNVSSGLESGLYKRAQIGKGMWAQPDQMRQMLDNKMVHLEAGASCSWVPSPTAATLHATHYHRFNVFRQQQELLSKHQKPNQDDLYKIPFLKLADQLSEEKIIKEINNNAQSILGYVVKWINQGIGCSKVQDINHIGLMEDRATLRISSQHMANWLHHKICTKDQVNKAFQDMAVIVDDQNKHDPNYLALAPNFDSFAYKASIALAFEGADQANGYTEDILIRFRRKFLEAKQAK, via the coding sequence ATGAGCGCTGGCCAACAAATAATTCAAGATATTAAAGTTGATAAAATCTTCTTTGACTTTATTGATAACGAAGTATGTGATGGATTAGAAATCACTGCAACTGATTTCTTCGAATCGCTTTCGAAAATTTTGAGTGAACTTCAAGAGTCTAACCAATTACTCTTAGATAAACGTGATGAATTGCAATCACAAATAGATGAGTGGCATCTTCAAAATAAACGTATCGACCCTCAGAAATACAAAGAATTTTTGGAGAGTATTGGTTATGTCGCTGAAAAGCCAGATGAATTCTCTATTGAAGTAGAAGAGGTTGATGATGAAATTTCTCAAGTTGCAGGACCTCAACTCGTTGTCCCTATTACCAATCAAAGATTTGTCCTAAATGCTGTAAATGCAAGATGGGGTAGTCTCTTTGACTCACTTTATGGAACCAATGTCATACCTAATAAGGGTAGCATGAGTACCTCATTTGCGCATAATCTTCAAAGGGTTAATCGAACAGCAGAACTTGCTTGTGATTTTCTCGATGAAATTGCACCCCTTAAGGGCGCTTCATATCGACAAATTACAACTCAAGTTAAGTATAAGGGAACTTTAATTTTTAATTTGAATGACGGTGAAGTAGCAACCTTAATAAACCCTAGTCAATATATTGGGCTTACTGAAAATGGAAATATATTATTAAAGAACAATAATCTTCATATTGAGATTGTATGTGACCAAGAAAGGAGCCTTCATAAGAGTGGGATCTTTGATGTCATATTGGAGTCTGCTGTGACTACAATCGTTGACTTTGAGGATTCTGCATCCACTGTCTCAGACGAAGAAAAAATTCATGCATATCGAAACTATCTTGGACTCATGAAGCGTGAATTAAGCGCCTCTTTTGTAAAGGGTGGCGAAACTATTACGAGATCATTGAATAACGATAAGACCTATACTGATAGTCATGGAGCTATCTGTAAGCTTCCTGGAACAAGTTTAACGCTTGTTCGAAATGTAGGCATCCACATGACAACTGAAATGGTTACGAATAATGATGGATCACCAATCCCAGAAGGTATTTTGGATGCAATGGTTACTTCACTGATTGCCCTTCATGATTTAAAACTCAAAATGAATTCCAAAAAAGGTAGTATCTATATTGTCAAACCCAAGCTTCATGGCCCTAAAGAAGTTAAATTCACTATGGATTTATTTTCAGCAGTTGAGAAAGCACTGTCAATTAAGGAAAACACTCTTAAGATTGGGGTTATGGATGAAGAAAGAAGAACAACTCTAAACCTAAAAGCCTGTATTTACGAAGCTAGAAATCGCATCATTTTTATTAATACCGGATTTCTTGATAGAACGGGTGATGAAATACATACTTCTATGATGGCGGGAGCGATACGCTGTAAAAACCTCATCAAGGAAGAGGCATGGTTTTCTGCCTATGAAGAAAATAATGTCAGTTCAGGCCTTGAATCTGGTCTTTATAAAAGAGCACAAATTGGAAAAGGTATGTGGGCTCAGCCCGACCAAATGCGTCAAATGCTAGATAACAAAATGGTCCATTTAGAGGCTGGAGCAAGCTGTTCATGGGTTCCTTCACCAACAGCAGCAACTTTACATGCTACTCATTATCATCGTTTTAATGTATTTAGACAGCAACAAGAGCTCTTATCTAAGCACCAAAAACCAAACCAGGACGACCTGTATAAAATTCCATTTTTGAAGTTAGCTGATCAATTATCTGAAGAGAAAATTATTAAGGAAATCAATAACAATGCGCAGAGCATCTTAGGGTATGTCGTTAAATGGATTAACCAGGGGATTGGTTGCTCAAAAGTTCAAGATATCAATCATATTGGTCTAATGGAAGACCGAGCTACACTAAGAATTTCTTCACAACATATGGCAAATTGGCTTCATCATAAAATATGTACAAAAGATCAGGTAAATAAAGCATTTCAAGATATGGCTGTTATTGTTGATGATCAAAATAAACATGACCCTAACTATCTTGCATTGGCGCCAAACTTTGATAGTTTTGCTTATAAAGCCTCAATAGCGCTTGCATTTGAAGGTGCAGATCAGGCAAATGGATACACAGAAGATATATTAATAAGGTTCAGACGTAAATTTCTTGAAGCTAAGCAGGCAAAGTAG
- the rraA gene encoding ribonuclease E activity regulator RraA — MKSTCDISDQLHPHVQYLDPIFKSYGGKTAFSGRIVTIKCFEDNSLVEEALKMNGKGCVLVVDAGESLRCAMLGDKRASDAIKNEWEGIVVNGSIRDSVMINSMAIGIRALGVCPRKSIKKGNGKRNLTVDFSNVKFIPNHYLYADEDGVIVIENKVNS; from the coding sequence ATGAAGTCAACCTGTGATATTTCAGATCAGCTGCATCCCCATGTTCAATACTTAGATCCCATATTTAAGAGCTATGGAGGTAAAACTGCTTTTTCAGGTCGCATTGTTACTATCAAATGCTTTGAAGATAATTCTCTCGTTGAAGAAGCTTTAAAAATGAATGGCAAAGGCTGCGTTTTAGTTGTCGATGCTGGTGAATCTTTGAGGTGTGCAATGCTCGGGGATAAAAGAGCATCAGACGCAATTAAAAATGAGTGGGAGGGGATTGTTGTAAATGGATCAATTAGGGATTCTGTAATGATTAATTCCATGGCTATTGGCATAAGAGCTCTAGGCGTTTGCCCTCGAAAAAGTATTAAAAAAGGAAATGGAAAAAGAAATTTAACTGTTGACTTTTCAAATGTAAAATTTATCCCAAATCATTATCTTTATGCTGATGAAGATGGTGTAATTGTAATTGAAAATAAGGTAAATTCATGA
- the aceK gene encoding bifunctional isocitrate dehydrogenase kinase/phosphatase: protein MLSSSSQKISLSIAKKILLGFEHHYQNIKSASIEAKRCFEEKEWEKIENDSKLRLNFYDEQVDVFCKNLSSELKKQTLYGAKAEFNETQKMDKFNSDFWKNTKHVYIELITAHKQPELAETFYNSVFCRIFSRSFYNNQYIFTKPCVSLNYIDMDEPVIDSYFVDDGQLKETLTSVLNNYKFRCKFGNLDQDIERLQEQLIKQMPRLHSEVFELQFISTPFIRGKCAYIVGKIVTQLHPDVPVLIALLNDENKGLYVDSLLTDIGSISIIFSFSRSYFFITTDYPSAIVEYLKELLPGKTRAVLYSAIGLHKQGKTLLYRHFLKYSKITSEKLIIAPGIKGMVMSVFTFPMYPYVFKVINDQFAPPKMGTKEMVKDRYYFVKNHVRIGRLADTWEFSNVAFPLKDIDDALLKELEKKASSNIEIENDLLIIKHMYIENKMTPLNMYLETANKKQQNHIINDYGKAIDELINSNIFPGDMLTKNFGVTRQNRVVFYDYDEITLMSTPIFKKIPKAKTYEQEMASEPWYYVGQNDVFPEEFKYFMLPNPYMKEVFNKKYKKLLDADYWVSIQEKIKQNGVMDYYPYGSEKRMCEIYKDN, encoded by the coding sequence ATGCTAAGCAGCTCATCTCAAAAAATCTCACTCTCAATTGCCAAGAAGATTTTGTTGGGATTCGAGCATCATTATCAAAACATTAAAAGTGCATCCATTGAAGCAAAAAGATGTTTTGAGGAAAAAGAATGGGAAAAAATTGAGAATGACTCTAAGCTGAGACTTAATTTCTATGATGAGCAGGTTGATGTTTTTTGTAAAAATCTATCCTCTGAGTTAAAAAAACAAACCCTTTATGGTGCAAAAGCTGAATTCAATGAGACTCAGAAGATGGATAAGTTTAATTCAGATTTTTGGAAAAACACTAAGCATGTTTATATTGAACTCATCACAGCACATAAGCAGCCTGAGCTTGCAGAAACCTTTTACAACTCAGTCTTTTGCAGGATATTTTCAAGAAGCTTTTACAATAATCAATATATATTTACTAAGCCCTGCGTCTCTCTTAACTATATCGACATGGATGAGCCAGTTATTGACAGCTATTTTGTTGATGATGGTCAACTTAAAGAGACTTTGACTTCAGTCCTTAATAACTATAAATTTAGATGTAAATTTGGGAATCTTGATCAAGACATCGAAAGGCTTCAAGAGCAACTTATCAAACAAATGCCAAGACTTCATTCTGAGGTATTTGAGCTTCAATTTATCAGCACTCCCTTTATCAGAGGAAAATGTGCCTATATTGTGGGAAAAATTGTCACCCAGCTCCATCCTGATGTTCCTGTTCTTATCGCACTATTGAATGATGAAAATAAAGGGCTGTATGTTGACAGTTTGCTGACTGATATTGGATCAATATCTATTATTTTTAGCTTTTCTAGATCCTATTTTTTTATAACTACTGATTACCCTTCTGCCATTGTAGAGTATCTAAAAGAACTTCTGCCGGGAAAAACAAGGGCTGTCCTCTATAGCGCAATTGGCCTTCACAAACAAGGTAAAACGCTTTTATATAGGCATTTCCTTAAATACTCAAAAATCACTAGTGAAAAATTAATTATTGCTCCGGGCATTAAAGGGATGGTCATGTCGGTTTTCACTTTTCCTATGTATCCTTATGTTTTTAAAGTAATCAATGATCAATTTGCACCGCCTAAGATGGGCACAAAAGAAATGGTCAAAGATAGATACTATTTCGTGAAAAATCATGTCAGAATTGGAAGGCTAGCTGATACCTGGGAATTTTCAAATGTTGCCTTTCCATTGAAAGATATCGATGATGCTTTACTTAAAGAATTAGAAAAAAAGGCGAGCTCCAATATTGAGATAGAGAATGACCTGCTCATAATCAAACATATGTACATTGAAAATAAAATGACGCCTCTAAATATGTATCTTGAAACTGCAAATAAAAAACAACAAAATCACATTATTAATGACTATGGAAAGGCTATTGACGAGCTAATTAATTCAAATATTTTCCCTGGAGACATGCTAACCAAAAATTTTGGTGTAACCCGCCAGAATAGAGTCGTGTTTTATGATTATGATGAAATTACATTAATGAGCACTCCTATCTTTAAAAAAATACCTAAAGCTAAAACATATGAACAAGAGATGGCCTCTGAGCCCTGGTATTACGTTGGTCAGAATGATGTATTTCCTGAAGAATTTAAATACTTTATGCTGCCAAATCCTTACATGAAGGAAGTATTCAATAAAAAGTATAAAAAATTACTAGATGCTGACTATTGGGTTTCAATTCAAGAAAAAATCAAACAAAATGGTGTGATGGATTATTACCCCTATGGTTCTGAAAAGCGTATGTGTGAAATTTATAAGGACAACTAA
- the aceA gene encoding isocitrate lyase codes for MNRKEQIKALEKDWQDNPRWSNVKRTYSAEDVVRLRGSVQPECTYARRGAEKLWDLVNGSSKKGYVNCMGAITAGQAMQQAKAGIEAIYLSGWQVAADGNTSETMYPDQSLYAYDSVPTMVRRINNTFKRADEIQWSQGIDPSDDKYIDFFLPIVADAEAGFGGVLNSFELMKNMIANGAAGAHFEDQLAAVKKCGHMGGKVLVPTQEAVQKLISARLASDVMGVPTLLLARTDAEAANLLTSDVDPHDAAFITGKRTAEGFYVVKNGLEQSISRGVAYAPYADLVWCETGKPDLGFAREFAEAVLAENPGQLLAYNCSPSFNWKKNLNDSQIASFQEKISEMGYKYQFITLAGIHNMWYNMFDLAYEYAKGEGMKHYVEKVQEPEFNAAKKGYTFASHQQEVGAGYFDDVTTVIQGGESSVTALKGSTEEEQFS; via the coding sequence GTGAACAGAAAAGAGCAAATTAAAGCATTAGAGAAAGACTGGCAGGATAACCCCAGATGGTCCAACGTCAAAAGAACTTATTCTGCTGAAGATGTTGTAAGGCTTCGTGGATCAGTTCAGCCTGAATGTACTTATGCTAGAAGAGGGGCTGAAAAGCTTTGGGATCTGGTTAATGGCTCATCCAAAAAAGGCTATGTCAACTGCATGGGAGCAATCACTGCAGGTCAAGCAATGCAGCAGGCAAAGGCTGGCATTGAGGCAATTTATCTTTCTGGGTGGCAAGTTGCTGCTGATGGAAATACCTCTGAAACAATGTACCCGGACCAATCACTCTACGCTTATGACTCTGTGCCTACAATGGTAAGAAGAATTAACAATACATTTAAAAGAGCAGATGAAATTCAGTGGTCCCAAGGTATCGACCCTAGTGATGATAAATATATTGATTTCTTTTTACCAATCGTTGCCGACGCAGAGGCTGGATTTGGCGGCGTATTGAATTCATTTGAGTTAATGAAGAATATGATTGCTAATGGTGCCGCTGGAGCTCACTTCGAAGATCAGCTGGCTGCAGTTAAGAAGTGCGGACATATGGGTGGTAAAGTTTTAGTGCCAACACAAGAAGCAGTTCAAAAACTGATTTCTGCTCGCTTGGCCTCAGATGTTATGGGTGTTCCTACACTTCTGCTTGCCAGGACTGATGCAGAAGCAGCAAATCTTCTTACTTCAGATGTTGATCCACATGATGCTGCCTTTATTACTGGAAAGAGAACTGCTGAGGGTTTTTATGTTGTTAAAAATGGCCTTGAACAATCCATCTCAAGAGGAGTTGCTTATGCCCCTTATGCTGACTTGGTATGGTGTGAAACGGGCAAACCTGATCTTGGATTTGCGCGCGAGTTTGCAGAAGCAGTTCTTGCAGAAAATCCCGGCCAACTACTAGCCTACAATTGCTCTCCATCGTTCAACTGGAAAAAGAATTTAAATGATAGTCAAATTGCCTCTTTTCAGGAAAAGATTTCTGAGATGGGTTATAAGTATCAATTTATCACTTTGGCTGGCATACACAATATGTGGTATAACATGTTTGACCTTGCTTATGAATATGCAAAAGGCGAAGGCATGAAACACTATGTTGAAAAGGTTCAAGAGCCAGAGTTTAATGCTGCAAAGAAAGGGTACACCTTTGCATCTCATCAGCAAGAAGTTGGAGCAGGTTATTTTGATGACGTCACAACTGTTATTCAGGGTGGAGAATCATCAGTAACTGCACTGAAAGGCTCAACTGAGGAAGAGCAGTTTAGTTAA
- a CDS encoding IclR family transcriptional regulator, with translation MKPRSIDKNYNAIEKCLQILSMYSLDKTQFSIKEICTQLNFNVSTAYRILCTLEEYGYVSRLKNKDYVIGTQALYLSAIYTQSNHLEQIRPIVDRIRDISGETSSFFVEEDDNRICLYRAHSRDEIRHNIEQGSRLELNRGASGRIILAYGRRQKDKKGFYKDIRDQGYYLSINEHNASLFALAVPVLSNSDKFVGAIVVSGPISRFDDQQKISLLKLLNDQLDNIVMP, from the coding sequence ATGAAGCCAAGATCGATTGATAAGAACTACAATGCCATAGAAAAATGCTTACAAATACTATCTATGTATTCTCTAGACAAGACTCAATTTTCTATCAAGGAGATTTGCACTCAATTAAACTTTAACGTTTCAACTGCATATCGAATTCTGTGTACTCTTGAGGAGTATGGCTATGTATCTCGCTTAAAAAATAAAGACTATGTCATTGGGACTCAGGCACTCTATTTGAGTGCAATATACACTCAAAGTAATCATCTTGAGCAAATCAGACCTATTGTTGATCGAATAAGGGATATATCTGGTGAAACATCATCCTTTTTTGTAGAAGAGGATGACAATCGTATTTGTTTGTATAGGGCTCATTCTCGTGATGAAATTAGACATAATATTGAGCAAGGATCTCGATTAGAGCTCAATAGAGGAGCATCAGGACGAATCATTTTGGCTTATGGCAGGAGACAAAAAGATAAAAAAGGGTTTTATAAAGATATTCGTGACCAAGGTTACTACCTATCAATTAATGAACACAATGCATCTCTATTTGCTTTAGCAGTACCGGTGTTATCGAACAGTGATAAATTTGTGGGTGCGATTGTAGTTTCAGGGCCGATAAGTCGCTTTGATGATCAACAAAAAATATCATTATTAAAGCTTTTGAATGATCAACTAGACAATATTGTAATGCCATAG